In the Burkholderia glumae LMG 2196 = ATCC 33617 genome, one interval contains:
- a CDS encoding Mu transposase C-terminal domain-containing protein, whose translation MKSDIMTSRVPAALNSDPWLIATEAQRQTAELRHQLIGPGVQLIQSGASLNNVAALLAERLRDTNSAVQKQLLDRLGEVPSVSTLKRWLSGYRREGKIGLLSNHTGRVRKDYGWELRATALYNLPSKPTYAAVALKLRKEGFDTATDSRVTRYLKSLPATLGENSPARVGKHLHKLRHQKYQPRTLEQIKVGDIYAGDGHTSDCYVAHPNTGGLFRPELTAFIDIRSRYVPGWYLSESESALSTVFALSHAMQTYDHLPLFLYLDRGAGYRAKMLNDLATGFYARFEMDVIGTLPGNPHGKGWIERWFRTVRDHHDKFFAGGRFYCGDDMAAEVNRRLSVEVRSGKRQLPQLDEYRASLANFIHEYNHTPMDVLDGRTPAQAWASLERNPVVLSAEAIVRPREKRTVRRQMVELHKRQYYAAELALYDGKSLTIEYDLHDDRTVWLYDAKDQFVCQAAIVRTVGVVPQSRLDEQREKRLQGQIKRLERKTEEARARAQDSITVEEQLAQLPDVSIQPVIDLNRSAKGIVIDLLDNE comes from the coding sequence TTGAAATCCGACATCATGACCAGCCGAGTTCCGGCTGCGCTCAATAGCGATCCGTGGCTGATCGCCACCGAAGCGCAGCGGCAGACGGCTGAGCTGCGTCATCAGCTGATCGGCCCCGGCGTGCAACTGATCCAATCCGGCGCGAGCCTCAACAACGTTGCAGCGCTGCTGGCCGAGCGCCTGCGCGACACCAATTCGGCAGTCCAGAAACAGCTGCTGGACCGACTGGGTGAGGTGCCGTCCGTGTCCACCCTGAAGCGATGGCTGTCCGGCTACCGGCGCGAAGGCAAGATCGGCTTGCTGTCGAACCACACCGGCCGCGTGCGTAAGGATTACGGCTGGGAGCTGCGCGCAACCGCGCTGTACAACTTGCCTAGCAAGCCGACCTACGCTGCGGTCGCGCTGAAGCTGCGCAAAGAGGGATTCGACACCGCGACCGACTCGCGCGTGACCCGTTACCTGAAGTCATTGCCGGCGACGCTCGGCGAGAACAGCCCCGCCCGCGTCGGCAAGCATTTGCACAAGCTGCGGCACCAGAAATACCAGCCACGCACGCTCGAACAAATCAAGGTCGGCGACATCTACGCGGGCGATGGCCACACGAGCGATTGCTACGTGGCACACCCGAACACGGGCGGTCTGTTCCGGCCCGAGCTGACCGCGTTCATCGACATTCGGTCGCGGTACGTGCCGGGCTGGTATCTGTCCGAATCGGAATCGGCGCTGTCGACGGTGTTCGCTCTGTCACACGCGATGCAGACTTACGACCACCTGCCGCTGTTCCTCTACCTCGACCGAGGTGCAGGCTATCGCGCCAAGATGCTTAACGACCTTGCGACGGGTTTCTATGCCCGCTTTGAAATGGACGTGATCGGTACGTTGCCGGGCAACCCGCACGGCAAGGGCTGGATCGAACGCTGGTTCCGCACGGTGCGCGACCACCACGACAAGTTTTTCGCGGGAGGTAGGTTCTACTGCGGCGACGACATGGCCGCAGAGGTGAATCGCCGCCTGTCCGTCGAGGTGCGGTCGGGCAAGCGCCAGTTGCCGCAGCTAGACGAGTACAGGGCCAGTCTGGCGAACTTCATCCACGAATACAACCACACGCCGATGGACGTGCTGGATGGCCGCACGCCTGCTCAGGCGTGGGCGTCGCTCGAACGCAACCCGGTCGTGTTGTCCGCCGAAGCAATCGTCCGGCCGCGGGAGAAACGCACCGTGCGCCGCCAGATGGTCGAACTGCACAAACGTCAGTACTACGCGGCCGAACTGGCGCTGTACGACGGCAAGTCGCTGACGATCGAATACGACTTGCACGACGACCGCACGGTGTGGCTGTACGACGCGAAAGACCAGTTCGTGTGCCAGGCCGCAATCGTCCGCACGGTCGGCGTCGTGCCGCAGTCGCGCCTGGATGAACAGCGCGAAAAGCGCCTGCAAGGCCAGATCAAGCGCCTGGAGCGCAAGACCGAGGAGGCCCGTGCACGTGCCCAGGACAGCATCACTGTCGAAGAACAACTGGCGCAGCTCCCCGACGTCAGCATTCAACCCGTCATCGATCTGAATCGATCCGCGAAGGGCATCGTGATCGATCTGCTCGACAACGAATAA
- a CDS encoding DNA-binding protein, with translation MTGEAVKRKLREQGKTIKAWAEEHGYDYVLVSRVIRGVQKANYGKGHDVAVALGMKKPGEVNA, from the coding sequence ATGACAGGTGAAGCCGTCAAGCGCAAGCTGCGCGAACAGGGAAAGACCATCAAAGCGTGGGCCGAAGAGCACGGCTACGACTATGTATTGGTCTCACGCGTCATTCGTGGTGTCCAAAAAGCCAACTATGGCAAGGGGCACGATGTTGCGGTTGCCCTAGGCATGAAGAAGCCTGGGGAGGTGAATGCATGA